One Brassica napus cultivar Da-Ae chromosome A5, Da-Ae, whole genome shotgun sequence DNA window includes the following coding sequences:
- the LOC125609597 gene encoding uncharacterized protein LOC125609597, with protein MTAKRKRSGKGLVEGTAATAKSKRSGKGVVVGTAATVNERLPSRLFTTDRYPSNRNNCYSSLEFLLLVRDVLEGSVEMERLLCSCFGSLFRLPVRRCAFSGKLVHGMLCRQLVTKKRFEMWPVFGGGPTRFSLAEFGHVTGLPCGEFEPGYEVDDKAKPKKADYVFWDKLFGGRRNLTVDDLAAMVAGESIMSQEKKFRICLIIIVDGVLMPKIQKPKPTLQYVKLVENLDKFFSFQWGRESFWWTISTMLPAKKVLGKCDDPEGAFCAQLRQDSKFLLGFPLALQLWAFEAIPVLLDRLRGDDSVTLLSYIGDKLPTHTGLVLTDVLSAENNPKFTVLPMVDVHEDRDDGWGVFDCEILDRKVSYMVGLLKSGHKFEKGEWGGGDAGEPLYVHDPTANEVK; from the exons ATGACGGCGAAGAGAAAGAGGTCAGGCAAAGGCCTGGTTGAAG GGACGGCGGCGACGGCGAAGAGTAAGAGGTCAGGCAAAGGCGTGGTTGTAG GTACGGCGGCGACTGTTAATGAGAGGCTACCAAGTCGGCTTTTTACCACCGACCGATACCCAAGCAACAGGAATAACTGCTATTCGTCGCTGGAGTTCCTCCTCCTGGTGAGGGATGTGCTTGAAGGTTCAGTCGAGATGGAAAGGTTGTTGTGCTCCTGCTTCGGGTCTCTCTTCAGGTTACCAGTGCGGAGGTGCGCGTTCTCAGGGAAGTTGGTACATGGGATGCTTTGTAGGCAGTTGGTAACAAAGAAACGGTTTGAGATGTGGCCTGTATTTGGTGGAGGTCCGACTAGGTTTTCGCTGGCGGAGTTTGGCCATGTTACTGGGTTGCCTTGTGGGGAGTTCGAGCCGGGATATGAGGTAGATGATAAAGCGAAGCCTAAGAAAGCAGATTATGTTTTCTGGGACAAGTTGTTTGGAGGAAGGCGTAACTTGACTGTAGATGACCTCGCAGCCATGGTCGCTGGTGAGTCAATTATGTCACAGGAAAAAAAGTTCAGAATTTGCCTGATCATCATAGTGGATGGGGTGCTGATGCCGAAAATACAAAAGCCAAAGCCGACGTTGCAGTATGTGAAGCTGGTGGAAAACCTAGACAAGTTCTTCTCCTTTCAGTGGGGGCGTGAGTCCTTTTGGTGGACGATAAGCACGATGTTACCGGCGAAGAAGGTGCTGGGAAAATGCGATGATCCAGAAGGTGCATTCTGCGCGCAGCTTAGGCAGGATTCCAAATTCCTACTTGGTTTTCCCCTGGCTCTGCAGCTTTGGGCGTTTGAAGCCATACCGGTTCTACTTGACAGGCTTCGAGGCGATGACAGTGTAACACTGCTGAGTTATATTGGGGACAAGCTGCCCACACATACGGGGCTGGTGCTTACTGATGTGCTTTCTGCGGAGAACAATCCGAAG ttcacGGTTCTCCCAATGGTGGATGTCCACGAGGACAGAGATGATGGGTGGGGTGTGTTTGACTGCGAGATTCTGGACCGTAAAGTGTCGTACATGGTGGGGCTTTTGAAATCTGGCCACAAGTTCGAGAAGGGGGAGTGGGGTGGTGGTGATGCCGGGGAGCCTCTATATGTCCATGACCCAACTGCGAATGAAGTGAAatga
- the LOC106451034 gene encoding WAT1-related protein At2g37460-like has protein sequence MEEIRKRDCMEKARPFISVVLLQVGLAGMDILSKAVLNKGMSNYVLVVYRHAVATVVMAPFAFYFDKKVRPKMTWMIFGKITLLGLLEPVIDQNLYYLGMKYTTATFATAMYNVLPAITFVLAYLFGLERVNLRCIRSAGKIIGTLATVGGAMIMTLVKGPVLDLFWTKGVSAPNTTGTDIHSAIKGAVLVTIGCFSYACFMILQAVTLRTYQAELSLTAWICLMGTIEGTAVALVMEKGNPGAWAIGWDTELLTAAYSGIVCSAIAYYVGGMVMKTRGPVFVTAFSPLCMIIVAIMSTVIFAEQMYLGRVLGAVVICAGLYLVIWGKGKDIEYPSTPQVGDESTQPKLELSRNVKDSVGHEAITINNQGEQRRTFVETV, from the exons ATGGAGGAAATAAGGAAGAGGGATTGCATGGAGAAGGCAAGGCCATTCATTTCAGTAGTATTGTTGCAAGTAGGGTTAGCAGGAATGGACATTCTCTCAAAAGCTGTCCTAAACAAAGGCATGAGCAATTACGTGCTTGTTGTTTACCGTCATGCGGTTGCTACCGTGGTTATGGCCCCTTTCGCCTTCTATTTCGACAA GAAGGTGAGACCAAAGATGACGTGGATGATATTTGGCAAGATAACACTTCTTGGATTACTTga GCCAGTTATCGATCAGAACTTATACTACTTAGGGATGAAATACACGACGGCTACATTTGCAACGGCCATGTACAATGTCCTACCTGCAATCACGTTCGTCCTTGCCTATTTATTTGGGCTTGAAAGAGTGAACCTACGTTGCATCAGGAGCGCCGGTAAGATAATTGGGACACTGGCTACAGTAGGAGGAGCTATGATCATGACTCTTGTAAAAGGCCCGGTTCTTGACCTTTTCTGGACCAAAGGAGTCTCTGCACCAAACACAACTGGGACTGATATTCACAGTGCCATCAAAGGCGCAGTTCTGGTCACTATTGGTTGTTTCAGCTATGCATGTTTCATGATTCTCCAA GCTGTCACGTTGAGGACTTACCAAGCAGAACTCTCACTAACAGCATGGATATGCCTAATGGGAACAATAGAAGGAACAGCCGTGGCATTAGTGATGGAGAAAGGAAACCCTGGCGCATGGGCCATTGGTTGGGACACTGAACTTCTTACAGCCGCATACAGT GGGATAGTGTGCTCAGCTATCGCTTACTATGTTGGAGGAATGGTGATGAAAACTAGAGGTCCAGTGTTTGTAACAGCTTTTAGTCCTCTCTGCATGATCATAGTGGCGATTATGTCGACGGTCATCTTTGCTGAGCAGATGTACTTGGGAAG GGTTCTTGGTGCGGTGGTTATATGTGCAGGACTCTACCTTGTGATATGGGGCAAAGGCAAAGATATTGAATATCCTTCCACGCCACAAGTAGGTGATGAATCAACACAACCAAAGCTGGAACTAAGCAGAAACGTGAAAGATAGTGTTGGTCATGAAGCCATTACTATCAACAATCAAGGAGAGCAAAGAAGAACGTTTGTAGAAACAGTCTAA
- the LOC106454682 gene encoding uncharacterized protein LOC106454682 isoform X3 yields MSFSNQSFWMGKSSELHNEGKVASYDNASKRPHQWLLDGSELLPNKKHAMEAPTSNLFSEVINSNVPAWGNTFCFQSSPPGQFTERLFDTVTASSANINDKSVHPVNTEHSFGLSMAHTLEEDPQGGVSYGGIRKVKVSQVKDSDSFVSTTNAYRVDENAMCMGLAFGKEEENMIAESYERESSVFISMGQPYSSISTLVGRDGVYNRSSNVVQESCNKGQSTLISFDANNSGYEFLMSQPTPHLSETPTNVLGKDATFSSIDVSVKNEETKASKKLQSNSFPSNVRSLLSTGMLDGVPVKYIAWSREKELHGVIKGSGYQCGCDSCNSSKVVNAYEFERHAGCKTKHPNNHIYFENGKTIYGIVQELRNTPQDLLFNVIPTMTGSTINQKSFRLWKESYLAATRELQRIYGKEEGYLL; encoded by the exons ATG TCTTTTtctaatcaaagtttttggatGGGAAAGAGCTCTGAACTTCATAATGAAGGCAAGGTTGCTTCTTATGATAATGCTTCTAAGCGTCCTCATCAGtggcttttggatggctctgaGTTACTTCCAAACAAGAAACATGCAATGGAAGCTCCTACCAGCAACTTGTTCTCTGAAGTGATCAACTCGAATGTCCCGGCTTGGGGAAACACTTTCTGTTTCCAGTCTAGTCCTCCTGGTCAGTTTACTGAACGGTTGTTTGACACTGTAACTGCAAGCTCAGCTAATATTAATGATAAAAGCGTTCATCCGGTTAACACTGAGCACTCTTTTGGTTTGTCAATGGCACACACACTCGAGGAGGATCCACAGGGTGGAGTCAGCTACGGTGGAATCAGAAAAGTGAAAGTAAGCCAGGTGAAGGACTCTGATAGTTTTGTATCCACGACTAATGCGTATAGGGTTGATGAGAATGCCATGTGCATGGGTCTTGCATTTGGTAAGGAAGAGGAGAACATGATCGCTGAAAGTTACGAGAGGGAGAGCAGTGTCTTTATATCAATGGGGCAACCATATA GTAGCATAAGCACACTAGTAGGTAGGGATGGTGTATATAACAGGAGCAGTAACGTTGTGCAAGAGTCTTGTAACAAGGGACAGAGTACACTCATATCTTTTGATGCTAATAACTCTGGCTACGAGTTCTTGATGTCTCAGCCCACACCTCACTTATCTGAAACTCCAACCAACGTGCTTGGTAAAGATGCTACCTTCTCTAGTATTGATGTCTCCGTGAAGAACGAAGAAACAAAAGCGTCAAAGAAACTTCAGAGCAATAGTTTCCCTTCTAATGTAAGGAGTCTGCTGTCTACTGGTATGCTTGATGGAGTTCCAGTGAAATACATTGCTTGGTCACGTGAG AAGGAGCTTCATGGTGTTATCAAGGGCTCTGGGTATCAATGTGGATGCGACTCGTGTAACTCCTCTAAG GTGGTGAATGCATATGAGTTTGAACGGCACGCTGGTTGCAAGACGAAGCATCCTAATAATCATATATACTTTGAGAATGGGAAAACCATCTACGGGATAGTTCAAGAGCTTAGAAACACACCACAGGATTTGCTGTTCAATGTTATCCCAACAATGACTGGCTCGACCATCAACCAAAAGTCTTTCCGTTTATGGAAAG AATCCTATTTAGCTGCTACACGGGAGCTTCAGCGTATCTACGGGAAGGAAGAAGGATACCTGCTCTGA
- the LOC106454682 gene encoding uncharacterized protein LOC106454682 isoform X2, whose protein sequence is MSFSNQSFWMGKSSELHNEGKVASYDNASKRPHQWLLDGSELLPNKKHAMEAPTSNLFSEVINSNVPAWGNTFCFQSSPPGQFTERLFDTVTASSANINDKSVHPVNTEHSFGLSMAHTLEEDPQGGVSYGGIRKVKVSQVKDSDSFVSTTNAYRVDENAMCMGLAFGKEEENMIAESYERESSVFISMGQPYSKGSISTLVGRDGVYNRSSNVVQESCNKGQSTLISFDANNSGYEFLMSQPTPHLSETPTNVLGKDATFSSIDVSVKNEETKASKKLQSNSFPSNVRSLLSTGMLDGVPVKYIAWSREKELHGVIKGSGYQCGCDSCNSSKVVNAYEFERHAGCKTKHPNNHIYFENGKTIYGIVQELRNTPQDLLFNVIPTMTGSTINQKSFRLWKESYLAATRELQRIYGKEEGYLL, encoded by the exons ATG TCTTTTtctaatcaaagtttttggatGGGAAAGAGCTCTGAACTTCATAATGAAGGCAAGGTTGCTTCTTATGATAATGCTTCTAAGCGTCCTCATCAGtggcttttggatggctctgaGTTACTTCCAAACAAGAAACATGCAATGGAAGCTCCTACCAGCAACTTGTTCTCTGAAGTGATCAACTCGAATGTCCCGGCTTGGGGAAACACTTTCTGTTTCCAGTCTAGTCCTCCTGGTCAGTTTACTGAACGGTTGTTTGACACTGTAACTGCAAGCTCAGCTAATATTAATGATAAAAGCGTTCATCCGGTTAACACTGAGCACTCTTTTGGTTTGTCAATGGCACACACACTCGAGGAGGATCCACAGGGTGGAGTCAGCTACGGTGGAATCAGAAAAGTGAAAGTAAGCCAGGTGAAGGACTCTGATAGTTTTGTATCCACGACTAATGCGTATAGGGTTGATGAGAATGCCATGTGCATGGGTCTTGCATTTGGTAAGGAAGAGGAGAACATGATCGCTGAAAGTTACGAGAGGGAGAGCAGTGTCTTTATATCAATGGGGCAACCATATAGTAAGG GTAGCATAAGCACACTAGTAGGTAGGGATGGTGTATATAACAGGAGCAGTAACGTTGTGCAAGAGTCTTGTAACAAGGGACAGAGTACACTCATATCTTTTGATGCTAATAACTCTGGCTACGAGTTCTTGATGTCTCAGCCCACACCTCACTTATCTGAAACTCCAACCAACGTGCTTGGTAAAGATGCTACCTTCTCTAGTATTGATGTCTCCGTGAAGAACGAAGAAACAAAAGCGTCAAAGAAACTTCAGAGCAATAGTTTCCCTTCTAATGTAAGGAGTCTGCTGTCTACTGGTATGCTTGATGGAGTTCCAGTGAAATACATTGCTTGGTCACGTGAG AAGGAGCTTCATGGTGTTATCAAGGGCTCTGGGTATCAATGTGGATGCGACTCGTGTAACTCCTCTAAG GTGGTGAATGCATATGAGTTTGAACGGCACGCTGGTTGCAAGACGAAGCATCCTAATAATCATATATACTTTGAGAATGGGAAAACCATCTACGGGATAGTTCAAGAGCTTAGAAACACACCACAGGATTTGCTGTTCAATGTTATCCCAACAATGACTGGCTCGACCATCAACCAAAAGTCTTTCCGTTTATGGAAAG AATCCTATTTAGCTGCTACACGGGAGCTTCAGCGTATCTACGGGAAGGAAGAAGGATACCTGCTCTGA
- the LOC106454682 gene encoding uncharacterized protein LOC106454682 isoform X1, with amino-acid sequence MSFSNQSFWMGKSSELHNEGKVASYDNASKRPHQWLLDGSELLPNKKHAMEAPTSNLFSEVINSNVPAWGNTFCFQSSPPGQFTERLFDTVTASSANINDKSVHPVNTEHSFGLSMAHTLEEDPQGGVSYGGIRKVKVSQVKDSDSFVSTTNAYRVDENAMCMGLAFGKEEENMIAESYERESSVFISMGQPYSKGDENIYNDNNSFASDLAFDKADTNLISMGQGSISTLVGRDGVYNRSSNVVQESCNKGQSTLISFDANNSGYEFLMSQPTPHLSETPTNVLGKDATFSSIDVSVKNEETKASKKLQSNSFPSNVRSLLSTGMLDGVPVKYIAWSREKELHGVIKGSGYQCGCDSCNSSKVVNAYEFERHAGCKTKHPNNHIYFENGKTIYGIVQELRNTPQDLLFNVIPTMTGSTINQKSFRLWKESYLAATRELQRIYGKEEGYLL; translated from the exons ATG TCTTTTtctaatcaaagtttttggatGGGAAAGAGCTCTGAACTTCATAATGAAGGCAAGGTTGCTTCTTATGATAATGCTTCTAAGCGTCCTCATCAGtggcttttggatggctctgaGTTACTTCCAAACAAGAAACATGCAATGGAAGCTCCTACCAGCAACTTGTTCTCTGAAGTGATCAACTCGAATGTCCCGGCTTGGGGAAACACTTTCTGTTTCCAGTCTAGTCCTCCTGGTCAGTTTACTGAACGGTTGTTTGACACTGTAACTGCAAGCTCAGCTAATATTAATGATAAAAGCGTTCATCCGGTTAACACTGAGCACTCTTTTGGTTTGTCAATGGCACACACACTCGAGGAGGATCCACAGGGTGGAGTCAGCTACGGTGGAATCAGAAAAGTGAAAGTAAGCCAGGTGAAGGACTCTGATAGTTTTGTATCCACGACTAATGCGTATAGGGTTGATGAGAATGCCATGTGCATGGGTCTTGCATTTGGTAAGGAAGAGGAGAACATGATCGCTGAAAGTTACGAGAGGGAGAGCAGTGTCTTTATATCAATGGGGCAACCATATAGTAAGGGTGATGAGAATAtatacaatgataataacagTTTTGCTTCTGATCTTGCTTTCGACAAGGCTGACACTAATTTAATATCCATGGGTCAAGGTAGCATAAGCACACTAGTAGGTAGGGATGGTGTATATAACAGGAGCAGTAACGTTGTGCAAGAGTCTTGTAACAAGGGACAGAGTACACTCATATCTTTTGATGCTAATAACTCTGGCTACGAGTTCTTGATGTCTCAGCCCACACCTCACTTATCTGAAACTCCAACCAACGTGCTTGGTAAAGATGCTACCTTCTCTAGTATTGATGTCTCCGTGAAGAACGAAGAAACAAAAGCGTCAAAGAAACTTCAGAGCAATAGTTTCCCTTCTAATGTAAGGAGTCTGCTGTCTACTGGTATGCTTGATGGAGTTCCAGTGAAATACATTGCTTGGTCACGTGAG AAGGAGCTTCATGGTGTTATCAAGGGCTCTGGGTATCAATGTGGATGCGACTCGTGTAACTCCTCTAAG GTGGTGAATGCATATGAGTTTGAACGGCACGCTGGTTGCAAGACGAAGCATCCTAATAATCATATATACTTTGAGAATGGGAAAACCATCTACGGGATAGTTCAAGAGCTTAGAAACACACCACAGGATTTGCTGTTCAATGTTATCCCAACAATGACTGGCTCGACCATCAACCAAAAGTCTTTCCGTTTATGGAAAG AATCCTATTTAGCTGCTACACGGGAGCTTCAGCGTATCTACGGGAAGGAAGAAGGATACCTGCTCTGA